The window ACCTTTGACTTGTATTGTAGGAAGAGTGTCAAGTCCTTGGTCGGTGTGGGCGGGGGTGAAACCTGAAAGTAGTTCTCGCTTGGCTTTGACTCTGCGGGAAGAGGCGCTGCTGTCGGGGTGTCGTTTTGCTTGATTTTCTGTTCCTTCTTGGCTTCAGATTGCGGTGATTCGACCATGAACGGGTTGGAGTCGTTTAGAGGTCCGGAGAGAGTTGCGCCTGGTGCGTACTTGTCATCAGGAGTCCTGGTGATGGGACTCTCAGCTGGCTGGGTAGGTAAAGTTTCTTCTGCCACCTGGCTGGGAACGCGAATAGGGGAATTGTTATAAGTACTACTTCTTTTGATTTGAGACGCGGTACGGCTATGTCGAACGGATTCGCGTGACTGAACAGCGCGCAGCGATTCTCTGGCCTCTTTCCTTCCCCTGTTCGGCAAAGTCCCGGTTTGCGACGGAAGCATAGGGACGGCGCTCACGGACCCTCCAAGGTGTTTCGAGATCTGGTATTGAGAGTATCGTCGggatgctcttctttccaaatcGCCACCTTTTTGCAGCGCTGCTAAAGCGCTGGAGGTATTGTCCGGCGGTGTAGGAGGCGGGGGGTGGAAACGAATCGATATTGAGGTCTCCTGGTGGCGACACTGACGGCATTGAAGGCATGGACGACTCTTCCGCTGGGTAAGGCGGTACTACAGGCATGTTCTGCATAGTAGTGCTAGACACGGAGGACATTTCTGACGCAACCGATCCCCTAGACTGGTCTCGTTCAGCGTTGAAGCGCCGCGTGGGCGATGATCCGCCATTGGGCTGGGGACCAGATCCTGGCCGATGCGAGGATGGTCGATGGCTCTCCAAGGTATCCTCGAGCATATTCGTCAAGCCACTGCTCCCACTGGCAATCGTACTGACGCTGGTGGTTCTCTCCGGCACGGAAGATTCCCTATCTCGTCCCTGTTTCTGGCGCAGCCTCTGTTGTTTTCGCTTTAGTCCGTGGAGcaggttgatgatgatatctCGAATCCTAGGCAGATATTTCTCCAAGCTCTCGGCACTGGCTTCCTGGCTCAAGCAGGCCTCGAGAATACTCCGCAGCAAGTCTGGGACGTTGCCGAGGTCGGATGTGTCGACGTTGATGGCCGTAAAGGCCCGGCAAGCCATGTTGAATTCATAGCCTAATCGCACGTAGACGTCGGAGACCTGCGCATCGGTTGCCTGGCCGCGCGACCACTGCGTTAATGTTTCGAGAAGCTGTTTTGTGGCTACGAGCAGGTGCGTGACGCTCTTTTCGATTTGCGACAATGGCATGTTGGAGCCGCTTCCCGATCCGGACGAACCCTGTACAGTCGATTAGAAAGCGTCAGCTTGAGTCGCGCTCCGACGACTGGGATGAGCGCCAGATCCCCCCCTGGAGATGCCACATACCTCGCGATTTGCTCTCCTAGAGCCGCTGCTTGACGGAGCAGATCTGACAGAGACGTTGGACTGTCGCTGGGCCTGGCCGGGCGGGATGCCAGGAGAAATGGCTCGAACCGAAGGCGGAGGCCCAGGGTCAGCAGCACCTGGAGAGCGCCGCTGCGAATATGCCCTCTGAGCGGCAGAGGCTTGCGGTTGCATCGTGAAgcctcttcgtcttttttttttttttaatcttattCAGTTTCTGTTTCCTCCTATTATTTCTCCCAAGCTCGTAGTAGCGACGAGTGTTTCCTGTCGGGTGTATCCCTCGCCCCTGATATTCGTTCCACGTGCCGTGATCGCGGGAGCCAGGCGGGTGGCTGGCGAGCGGGTCGAAGAAGGCGTTTGGTGGCGGATTGGCAAAAAATTAatgagcgagcgagcgacGATGTCCGAGCGGGAGGCGGAGTCGTCTGTCGTGGAGTCGAAATCGAAGCCGTGAGTCTCTTTGTATAAGCGAAAAGCAGCGACTGAGGGCAAGTCACATTATCCAACGAGCGGCAGAcgacaagaagcaaaaaataaagagagagGCCGAGCGCAGTTTGGTCTTTCGGCAATGCGCTATGCGCACATTCAACTGGCGGCCGGGAAGCAAAAGGACAGACGTGGCGGCACCGCTTTTTGCGACAAGCCCTCGAGGCGAGAGAGAGTGAGTGAGGCAGTAGGAAaaatgacgaagaagaaaggaaaaaaagggaaaaatgAATGGCCGGGTTTGGGACCTGCAAGAGGCTGGCGTTGGtggtctggtctggtctTGAAGAGAGATGCGAGAGGGGGTGGCCTGGTCTGTGTTTTGCGTCTGTCAGCAAGAAAAGCCCGTTCGTCCACCGGAAGAGCTGAGCCAGCCCGGGCGGTACCTGGATATACCTGGCGGGTGCCGTCTTGGGCCGTCTGCAGGGCGCACGTCCCCGGTCCTGGCGGTACCTGCAAGTCGCTGGCGTTACGGTGCTAGCAGCGGAGAAGCTTCGGACCCGGGCGCATCAACCATGCGGCGAACAGGGCTCTATTGTAGGCCTATAATGGGCACTTATTGTATTTAATGAGTGGCCTGCAGGAGAGTCAACGACGCAAAAGCCGTGTGCAGATGAGCACTTTGACAAAGCCAAGGTATAGACTAATAGGGTTCGAGACAAGGTCTCGGGAGGGAGGATCTCGTATTCCCGCAAACGAACAGATAAAACAGTGTGAATATGGCAGACAGCGTCGCCGAGATGGGATTACAGGTGGTCGATCTCGTCGAATGCAAAGAGAGGCACACACGCACaaacagagaaaaagggaaaaaaaattaaatccaagtcttttttttttttgtccatCTTTATCCAGCCCCCTCGATTATGCATGATAAGGGCTTCTCATTTAGTTGCGCAGGTCGTAAGGTGTCATGCGCAGGAACCGGAGGCTGTCAGTGGCTGGAAGCGCCATGGCATAGCGTTGGGCAGCTTTTTGGGGAGACGCTCAACGTCATGTGGTTATTTATAGCTGCCCAAAGCCTTATCCCCGGAAACGATACGACGCTGGATCCCATTCACGGCTTTGGGGATCTGGTGGCAATGGCATTTACACGAATTAAATCCCGATATCGTGCCTGGCAGTCTGCGACAAACTGGTTCGACGAGTTCTACTTATGCGAGGCTGACTGTGCTTGTACATGCATGTACCTTCCGGGGTGACATTCATCCCCAGTTTCATGTTTCACATAATCCTATCAGATCCCACTGTTGCATCCATCACTGCCTCGGATTCTCAACGCAGATGTTTCTTACACGCAGAAAGAGAACCAGAACAAGGGCCCCTAACAGACAAATTTGCTATACTTACACGCACAGTACGATTTGGCAATCTTCTAGAACGCTCCATCACCCTGCACAAAGTAAGGGGGGCCCAGCCACCGATCCGCGGTACCTTGCATCGATACCCGGCACAGCTCCCATGGCAACGCAGCTTTTCAGGAGTCGCGGTATTACTTGCGCGCCATATAGATCAGGGTCATGGATATCACACGCGTGTTCTAACTCCGCTATTCTATGCATGTATGAAATAACCAATAACGCAGGTACGAGGTAGATCGTCCGCAAGATTACCTATCGTACGCCCCATCCATTGTCTAGCAACGCCGTGGCCTCCTCCAGACTCAGCCCTGCCGTCTCGGGATATATTCGCCAGACAAGGCCAAGCCCAACAGTACAGATTCCGGCATAGAGCACAAAAGTCCAGGATGGACTCAGCGCGTCCATCATTGGCAAAAAGGTCAGTCCAACAGCAAAGTTGGCCGCCCAGTTCGTAGCTGTCGCAACTCCGCTGCCAACTGAGCGTACCGATAGAGGAAATAGCTCGCTTTGCATCCATGGCACATTACCTAAACCGAGGGCATAAGATGCGACGTAAATCATGATGCTGACAAGGACGACAATGGCGGGGCCGCTTCTTCCCTGGCCTTCATTTACCGATGCCGTGTCACTGCTGCGAGTGTCTGGCGCCTGGTCCAGAGACAGATATGAGAATCCACCCGCAGCTAGTAGCAGCCCCAGAGCCATCATGGGTATTGAATAGAGTAAGATCCGTCGGCGGCCAATCTTATCAATGAGACCCAGCGCAACGAGCGTGAAGACAAAGTTGGTCACGGCAACGATGAGCGATGTCAAGGTAGGGCTTTCAAATCCCATGATGGAGAATATGGTGGCCGAGAAGTACATGAGCGAGTTCTAGACAGTCCACGTTAGTATTCGCGTCTGCAAAGTAGTAAGATTCGTTCGTTACACTTACAAATCCGCTCAACTGCTGCAAGCCCTGCAAGAGACATGCAATTGCGAGTGCGCGGCGATGTTTCCCTTCGCCCAACAGCTCGAACCACACATAGAGTCCATTCCACGGGCCAAACGTCTGACGATCCTGTAGCAGCCGtgtttcgtcctcttcccGGATCTCAAGttcaatctccttgatgatggcatctgcAGTGCCATCAAACCGCCCTTGCACGCCATTGACCTTTTGAACAACGCGCTTGGCATCTTCAGACCTCCCAGCCTTTACCAACCACCGCGGTGTTTCCGGCATAAAGGCCACGAGAGCACCTTGCAAAGCCGCTGGCAAAGCTCCCAAGCCCACCATCCACCGCCACCCACTTTCTTTTGACGCATATGTAGACAATACCCAGCCGATAATGTAGGCCGCCATCTGCCCAAGCGTGATAAACAGCACATTGATAGTCACCAAACGGCCTCGATATGACGACGGTGCAATCTCAGCAATGTATAACGGCACCACAAAACTCGCAGCACCCACTGCCGCGCCGATAATGCAGCGACCAGCCACCATAGCCGGAACGGTAGAGCTGACAGCCTGCAGAACAGCCCCGATGATGAACAGCACGTCGGCGTATAGAATCACCCGTTTGCGGCCTAAGCGGTCGGCAATAAGAGACGAGAATGGCGAGACGAGCAGTGCGAAAAGGGAGGTCGAAGAAGTGATGATTGATTTGTCCATCGAAGTGAGGTCTCGGTCCGACAACGCCTTTCCGATCGAGACGAGCGTGGCAGATATAACGCCGGTGTCATCTAGGAGCCAGGCTGGTAAGCATCTTCTCTGTAAATAGCAATCTCGGGACGATTAGAAACGCGTACATCCAAATAATAGCCCGCTAATTCCAGCAGCAAATGTCAAAATCAGGACGAACAGGCCAGGCCGTCCATTTGTCGCCTTTCCCGCTGTAGCCCTCGACCCAGGCTCGTCGTCGACAGTATCGTAGggcgcatcgtcgtcgtggcGGTTGCTCGAGATGAGCGGCGCTTGTGAGCTATCCATTGCGATAGAAAGCCCGGACGCCTAGAAGCGGGATTTTATTAAGCTCATTGGCGGGGGATTATTCGTAAGAGTGAGGATGAAGTTGTTGTTTGGGAGAGCAAGTCAGATTCGAGGTTCCGAAAATAGCGGCGTGACCCTGGCACTAAGACCCGGTGACGTTTCCGCCTACCCCAGACCGAGATGGAGATCAGATAAGATGCGCCGGCATTTGAAAGGCACATGTACTATTTGCATGCACTGCAACCCAATATCGGCAGTAAATTTATTAGAATTTTATTGACTTTTGTGCTCATTTGTTCACACTTGGGAATGTCTCTGGCTGATAATTTCCGTAGCTAGGTATAAATACTAGCTAGCACCACAAGTTTCATGGCATGTTACATGCATCTCACTCCGGCTTCCTTGCCAATGCCACAATGCTAAAGTTTGGGTTCCCATTGCTGACCTTTAAAAACTTGCGCACAGCCAAATCCAGCGCCCCCCTCACTGAGCACATCGTCACCTTCACGCATCAGTCCGCGATCCAGAGGGCCATCGGTGGCTCCCTCCAGCTCCCACAGATGGCcgtccttgcccttgacaaaAGATATAAAGTGGTTGAAATTCTCTTCGTTGGCTCCAGGCGGCTGGGAATTTCCCGTTCGAGCGGCTTTcatgtgcttcttctccagttCTTCGTTGTTGTacagcgcagcagctctttcaaCGGGCTTGAGAGGCGTGGCTTGGTTCAATAGCCCGTCCAAGAAAGAGTCCTTTAGAACAAACTTTCGTGCTTCCCCGTTAGCAACCGAGTGCAGCAACGCCATGAGGCCGCATGAATGGCCAATCGTCTGCTGCCACCAAATGATGGGCTCTTCATCGCCGCTCTTATCGTAAGTCAGTTGCGGCGGTGACACGGTAGTTCCGTCTTGGTTGCGGAGAGCATAGTACACGGGCTCTGGCGCGATGAATATGAGCGCCAGGACGGGGCGAGGCACCAACGAGAGGAgatcggcatcgtcaagaCTGTAGACGTCGTAGAATCCGAGATCGGGTGAGACGCCGAGGTCGTGAACGAGAGATGTGAAGACCTCGGGGTTGTTTTCTAGAGGGATGAACGTTTTTTGTCCGTTTGGACGGATGTAGACGCCTTCAGTTGGCATGGTGAGCGACTTGGATTTTCCTAGCTGTGACTGTGAGCGGTGGTTATGATGGCGGATTTGGAGTTTACAAAGTTGAAGATTTGAGAGTCTTTGGTGTAAGTCGAAACAAGTGCACGTTTGGGCGCGGGGTTGTGGTAGTGACGCAGCAGGTACGCGGCGCTCCGTTGCCTAAGGTCGTAGCTATACCCTTTTTATTCATGCAGAAAGGCAAGAGCTCAACAATAGGGTAGCAATTGATATTTATAGAAACAATCTATTTGGTGAATGGGGAGGTTTCTAGTGATGCTAATCATGAGATGAAATAAGACATTCAACTTCGCTGTGGCTCCAAACAAGGACATGTAAGTCGAGGCGACATCAAAACAGCTAGGTATGTAacgcagagaagagaaagaaatgaaCAAATCTCA is drawn from Trichoderma atroviride chromosome 7, complete sequence and contains these coding sequences:
- a CDS encoding uncharacterized protein (EggNog:ENOG41) — translated: MQPQASAAQRAYSQRRSPGAADPGPPPSVRAISPGIPPGQAQRQSNVSVRSAPSSSGSRRANREGSSGSGSGSNMPLSQIEKSVTHLLVATKQLLETLTQWSRGQATDAQVSDVYVRLGYEFNMACRAFTAINVDTSDLGNVPDLLRSILEACLSQEASAESLEKYLPRIRDIIINLLHGLKRKQQRLRQKQGRDRESSVPERTTSVSTIASGSSGLTNMLEDTLESHRPSSHRPGSGPQPNGGSSPTRRFNAERDQSRGSVASEMSSVSSTTMQNMPVVPPYPAEESSMPSMPSVSPPGDLNIDSFPPPASYTAGQYLQRFSSAAKRWRFGKKSIPTILSIPDLETPWRVRERRPYASVANRDFAEQGKERGQRIAARCSVTRIRST
- a CDS encoding uncharacterized protein (TransMembrane:12 (i43-61o89-110i117-134o140-163i175-197o209-227i309-333o345-367i374-398o418-438i458-479o491-509i)), yielding MDSSQAPLISSNRHDDDAPYDTVDDEPGSRATAGKATNGRPGLFVLILTFAAGISGLLFGYDTGVISATLVSIGKALSDRDLTSMDKSIITSSTSLFALLVSPFSSLIADRLGRKRVILYADVLFIIGAVLQAVSSTVPAMVAGRCIIGAAVGAASFVVPLYIAEIAPSSYRGRLVTINVLFITLGQMAAYIIGWVLSTYASKESGWRWMVGLGALPAALQGALVAFMPETPRWLVKAGRSEDAKRVVQKVNGVQGRFDGTADAIIKEIELEIREEDETRLLQDRQTFGPWNGLYVWFELLGEGKHRRALAIACLLQGLQQLSGFNSLMYFSATIFSIMGFESPTLTSLIVAVTNFVFTLVALGLIDKIGRRRILLYSIPMMALGLLLAAGGFSYLSLDQAPDTRSSDTASVNEGQGRSGPAIVVLVSIMIYVASYALGLGNVPWMQSELFPLSVRSVGSGVATATNWAANFAVGLTFLPMMDALSPSWTFVLYAGICTVGLGLVWRIYPETAGLSLEEATALLDNGWGVR
- a CDS encoding uncharacterized protein (MEROPS:MER0123739), which produces MPTEGVYIRPNGQKTFIPLENNPEVFTSLVHDLGVSPDLGFYDVYSLDDADLLSLVPRPVLALIFIAPEPVYYALRNQDGTTVSPPQLTYDKSGDEEPIIWWQQTIGHSCGLMALLHSVANGEARKFVLKDSFLDGLLNQATPLKPVERAAALYNNEELEKKHMKAARTGNSQPPGANEENFNHFISFVKGKDGHLWELEGATDGPLDRGLMREGDDVLSEGGAGFGCAQVFKGQQWEPKL